From the genome of Ectobacillus sp. JY-23, one region includes:
- a CDS encoding sodium-dependent bicarbonate transport family permease, with product MELVLQNVLTPAVLFFILGIFAAVVKSDLKFPQGLSEFLSIYLLVAIGLKGGVELSKHPLSEVSGPMLGVLCLGMLIPVVVMLIAERIGLDRKNAAALAACYGSVSIVTYGAGVTFLEQTGASFESYMSAMVVLMESPAIFVALYLLKLRENTAPSVQLGIVAKTGDASLLRESLFGKSILLLVGSLLIGLTLGTKAVPVIKPLFIDLYGSMLVLFLLNMGVVAGQRLPSIFSYGIKLIGLGILFPLMFGTTGVLVGYISGLSAGGMMLMGVLAGSASYIAAPAALRASVPEANASIYLGLALGVTFPFNLIFGIPLYYQIALLLA from the coding sequence ATGGAGCTTGTACTACAAAATGTATTAACGCCTGCCGTGTTGTTTTTTATCTTGGGTATATTCGCAGCAGTAGTAAAATCTGATTTAAAGTTTCCGCAAGGACTCAGTGAGTTTTTAAGTATATATTTGCTTGTTGCAATCGGATTGAAGGGAGGTGTGGAGCTTTCAAAGCATCCCTTATCTGAAGTGTCAGGCCCAATGCTTGGCGTGTTGTGTTTAGGAATGCTGATTCCTGTTGTTGTGATGCTGATTGCCGAAAGAATAGGTCTTGATCGAAAGAATGCAGCAGCCCTTGCGGCGTGCTACGGATCTGTCAGCATTGTCACATACGGAGCTGGCGTGACATTTCTTGAACAAACCGGTGCTTCTTTTGAAAGCTATATGAGCGCTATGGTTGTTTTAATGGAGAGCCCTGCCATTTTTGTTGCGCTGTATTTACTAAAGCTACGCGAGAATACAGCACCTTCTGTACAACTCGGAATTGTTGCAAAAACAGGTGATGCTTCTCTACTTCGGGAGAGCTTGTTTGGCAAAAGTATTTTACTTTTAGTAGGAAGTCTTCTCATTGGTTTGACGCTTGGTACAAAGGCAGTACCTGTCATAAAGCCGCTGTTTATTGATTTGTATGGCAGTATGTTAGTCTTATTCCTGCTGAATATGGGTGTTGTTGCCGGACAACGTTTACCGTCCATATTTTCTTATGGCATAAAATTGATTGGGCTGGGAATTCTGTTTCCGTTGATGTTCGGTACGACAGGGGTGCTTGTTGGTTATATATCTGGTTTGTCAGCAGGCGGAATGATGCTGATGGGTGTGCTGGCTGGCAGTGCTTCCTACATTGCAGCACCAGCAGCATTGCGGGCATCTGTTCCTGAGGCGAATGCTTCTATTTATCTAGGTTTGGCACTCGGCGTTACGTTTCCATTTAATCTTATATTTGGTATTCCATTATACTATCAAATTGCCTTACTACTGGCATAA
- a CDS encoding TOMM precursor leader peptide-binding protein: MRSVVAIVGEGVLADLVYERLQHVCDIVCPSVNDRMPREISLALVLQDVWDPSFQKQAAEALQEVDVPWLRAFTTFGEGIVGPFVFPDVPGCFQCADMRRLMAGRDRKEMWEIRKGETVYDPGASRTELLQLAHIVQEEARHFLQEQPLRCTEHMYVLQLQSMQISRRFILADPLCSFCGALPEDTAEHAAITLRPSLKVEGSYRSRSIHELGAVLIQDYLDTKTGLLNEKIYDLVPPFADASVNLPLIMGDEGTAGRTHSYEMSVVTAILEGLERYCGLAPRGKRTVMRERFENIKEHALHPLAVGVHAEEDYARENFPFRPFDPNRKLNWVWGYSLLENRSILVPERFAYYSLGCSSGHVYETSNGCAIGGSLEEAILYGIFEVVERDAFLITWYAKLPLPRLDPYSVQDEELHMMLSRMKAIAGYEVVLFDATMENGIPSIMAIAKNQKETGLNLICAAGAHLDPVRAVRSALHELAGMMLTLDEKFEVEKDMYMRMLEDSSLVTRMDHHSMLYGLSEAEERLRFLLEEDRETRTFAQAFGAQTHHTDLTEDLRCVLDTFKGLHLDVIVVDQTAPELQRNGLYCVKVIIPGMLPMTFGNHLKRITGLERVLRVPVQLGYMKEPLTLAQLNQDPHPFP; encoded by the coding sequence ATGCGGTCTGTTGTTGCTATTGTAGGAGAAGGGGTGCTTGCTGACTTGGTATATGAACGACTGCAACACGTATGCGATATTGTCTGTCCATCCGTAAACGATCGAATGCCAAGGGAGATTTCGTTGGCTTTGGTACTCCAAGATGTATGGGATCCTTCGTTTCAAAAGCAAGCTGCCGAAGCCCTGCAAGAAGTAGATGTACCTTGGTTACGAGCTTTTACTACTTTTGGCGAAGGAATTGTCGGACCCTTTGTGTTTCCTGATGTACCAGGCTGCTTCCAATGTGCTGATATGCGCCGTTTAATGGCGGGACGTGATCGGAAAGAAATGTGGGAGATACGAAAGGGTGAGACAGTATACGACCCGGGTGCATCGCGGACGGAGTTACTGCAGCTTGCTCATATTGTGCAAGAAGAGGCGCGACATTTTTTGCAGGAGCAGCCACTTCGATGTACAGAGCATATGTATGTGCTGCAATTACAGTCGATGCAAATCTCGCGTCGGTTCATTCTGGCCGATCCGCTCTGTTCATTTTGTGGGGCGCTACCTGAAGATACTGCTGAACATGCAGCTATTACGCTGCGTCCTAGCTTAAAAGTAGAGGGAAGCTATCGTTCTCGTTCAATACATGAGCTAGGAGCGGTGTTGATTCAAGACTACTTAGATACAAAAACAGGGCTGTTAAATGAAAAAATATATGATTTAGTACCGCCATTTGCCGATGCTAGTGTTAATTTACCACTTATTATGGGAGATGAAGGAACGGCAGGACGTACGCATTCCTATGAAATGAGTGTGGTGACGGCGATTTTAGAAGGACTAGAGCGCTATTGCGGGCTCGCACCGCGGGGAAAACGTACTGTGATGCGAGAACGCTTTGAAAATATAAAGGAACATGCGTTACATCCGCTTGCGGTAGGGGTGCATGCAGAAGAGGATTATGCGAGAGAAAATTTTCCGTTTCGACCATTTGATCCAAATCGGAAATTAAATTGGGTTTGGGGTTATTCCTTGTTAGAAAATCGCTCTATTTTAGTGCCCGAGCGCTTTGCTTATTATAGTCTGGGCTGCAGCAGTGGTCATGTGTATGAAACGTCTAATGGCTGTGCAATTGGTGGGAGCCTTGAGGAAGCGATTTTATACGGTATTTTTGAAGTGGTAGAGCGGGACGCATTTTTGATAACGTGGTACGCAAAATTGCCGTTGCCGCGCTTGGACCCTTATTCTGTGCAGGATGAAGAGCTGCATATGATGTTGTCACGTATGAAAGCAATCGCCGGTTACGAGGTCGTTTTATTTGATGCGACGATGGAAAATGGAATCCCAAGTATTATGGCCATTGCCAAAAATCAAAAAGAAACTGGTCTTAATTTAATTTGTGCTGCAGGTGCCCATCTTGACCCTGTTCGTGCCGTAAGAAGTGCGCTGCATGAATTAGCAGGTATGATGCTAACACTTGATGAAAAGTTTGAGGTAGAAAAAGACATGTATATGCGAATGCTGGAGGACTCTTCACTTGTGACGAGAATGGATCATCACAGTATGCTGTACGGGTTGTCAGAGGCAGAGGAGCGTTTGCGATTTTTATTGGAAGAAGATCGAGAAACCCGAACTTTTGCACAAGCGTTTGGGGCACAAACACATCATACAGATTTAACAGAAGATTTGCGTTGTGTTTTAGATACATTCAAGGGGCTACATTTGGACGTGATTGTTGTTGATCAAACGGCACCTGAACTGCAGCGCAATGGCCTATATTGTGTAAAAGTCATCATTCCAGGCATGTTGCCGATGACATTCGGAAACCATCTCAAACGTATAACGGGATTGGAGCGTGTGTTGCGCGTGCCAGTGCAGCTTGGCTATATGAAAGAACCGTTAACCTTGGCACAGCTGAATCAAGACCCACACCCGTTTCCGTAA
- a CDS encoding heterocycloanthracin/sonorensin family bacteriocin, whose protein sequence is MEGTKMNQFQNELQSLPISDFQVTQPMMWDVQQQYHADMQRFACGGCFRCGGCGGCFRCGGCGGCGGCFRCFGCFFIF, encoded by the coding sequence ATGGAGGGGACAAAAATGAATCAATTCCAAAACGAATTGCAGTCACTACCAATTTCTGATTTTCAAGTTACGCAGCCTATGATGTGGGATGTGCAGCAACAATATCATGCTGACATGCAACGCTTTGCGTGCGGTGGCTGTTTCCGTTGCGGCGGTTGTGGCGGCTGTTTCCGTTGTGGCGGTTGCGGTGGCTGTGGTGGATGTTTCCGTTGCTTCGGATGCTTCTTTATCTTCTAA
- a CDS encoding putative thiazole-containing bacteriocin maturation protein, which produces MTLHPSMRLKVNRDTCFLPDPDGGVYFRNNESSFRMQGNGMVQWIEKLLPVWDGSYSLAEITNGLPEPYQNRVYEIAKVLYENGYARDVSGDREHSLSATIMEVYASQIAFLDERGGSGAARFAEYRNASVIVIGDQGLPALVSSLLESGLPRFHVCALTECDERIDELAAHSRKRDEEILVEQTAAPEDGNWQAMLQPFDFVVYVSYGGDTEKLLQLEQICREEGKVFLPAGCFAGIGMAGPIVSSDVCWESAWRVIRAERGKKLSSVAGAMLTNILTFELLKEVTGVRDDNEKHRFFQLNLETLEGEWCSFTPHPLLEGYKPRWIQGLEKREELQMSELLFYFSKLTSAKSGILHVWEEGNLKQLPLAKCRVQAVHPLSEGPASFLEEVICTALTHEEARKEAGLVGLEMYVAAMIEHVAKALPQYREDWPFIAVGTGATTAEGICRGLLHRLEYELAEQNKSYGVAPIQINRLEDTECKFYLEVLELKREQPVIGLGEEIWGFPVVWVKTESGWYHSTGLDFTLALRNALRHAIEGSCVSHEPFLLPQEPQTLDLEGSPSYPELLQYALTTLQRQEKELSVFEVGIETFSKELAGVFGVLVREEGA; this is translated from the coding sequence ATGACATTACATCCTTCGATGCGATTAAAGGTGAATAGAGATACTTGTTTTCTACCGGATCCGGACGGCGGGGTATATTTTCGTAATAATGAAAGCTCCTTTCGGATGCAGGGAAATGGGATGGTACAGTGGATTGAGAAACTATTACCTGTATGGGACGGGAGCTACAGCTTAGCAGAGATTACAAACGGCTTGCCAGAGCCGTATCAAAACAGAGTATATGAAATCGCAAAGGTATTGTATGAAAACGGCTATGCTCGGGATGTAAGCGGTGATCGGGAACATTCGTTATCGGCGACAATTATGGAAGTGTATGCTTCCCAGATTGCTTTTTTAGATGAGCGCGGCGGTTCAGGGGCAGCACGTTTTGCAGAGTATCGCAATGCGAGTGTGATTGTCATAGGAGATCAAGGATTGCCAGCGCTCGTATCTTCTTTATTAGAATCAGGTTTGCCACGATTTCATGTATGTGCGCTTACAGAATGTGACGAACGAATTGATGAACTAGCAGCTCATAGCCGAAAACGAGATGAAGAGATTTTGGTGGAGCAAACAGCTGCACCTGAGGATGGAAATTGGCAAGCTATGTTGCAACCATTTGATTTTGTTGTGTATGTTTCCTATGGCGGTGACACAGAGAAGCTGCTACAACTAGAACAGATTTGCCGAGAGGAAGGAAAAGTATTTCTGCCAGCCGGTTGTTTTGCAGGAATCGGGATGGCTGGTCCTATTGTTTCATCTGATGTATGCTGGGAATCAGCATGGCGTGTAATACGTGCAGAACGAGGTAAGAAATTGTCCTCCGTAGCGGGTGCGATGCTAACAAATATACTTACATTTGAGTTACTCAAGGAAGTTACAGGTGTACGTGATGATAATGAGAAACACCGCTTTTTTCAACTAAATTTAGAAACGCTTGAAGGAGAATGGTGCTCATTTACACCGCATCCGCTCTTAGAAGGATATAAACCGAGATGGATACAGGGACTAGAAAAGCGAGAAGAGCTGCAAATGAGTGAGTTACTTTTTTATTTTAGTAAGTTAACCTCTGCAAAGTCCGGTATTTTACATGTTTGGGAAGAAGGTAACTTAAAGCAATTGCCGCTGGCGAAATGCAGGGTGCAGGCGGTGCATCCACTATCTGAGGGACCAGCAAGTTTTTTAGAAGAAGTCATTTGTACAGCTCTGACACATGAAGAAGCGCGTAAGGAAGCTGGTTTGGTCGGCCTAGAAATGTACGTAGCAGCTATGATAGAGCATGTTGCAAAAGCTTTACCGCAGTACCGAGAGGATTGGCCTTTCATTGCTGTGGGTACAGGGGCAACAACAGCGGAAGGCATTTGTCGCGGTCTGCTGCATCGTTTGGAATATGAATTGGCAGAACAAAACAAGTCTTACGGTGTTGCTCCTATTCAAATAAATAGACTAGAAGATACAGAGTGCAAGTTTTATTTAGAAGTATTGGAGTTAAAGAGAGAACAACCTGTTATTGGCTTGGGAGAAGAAATATGGGGCTTTCCAGTTGTGTGGGTAAAAACGGAGAGCGGCTGGTATCACAGTACAGGATTGGATTTTACTCTTGCACTGCGTAATGCGCTTCGTCACGCAATTGAAGGAAGCTGCGTTAGTCACGAGCCATTTCTACTGCCTCAAGAGCCGCAAACACTCGACTTAGAAGGGTCGCCTTCTTATCCGGAATTATTACAATATGCTTTAACAACTTTACAGAGGCAAGAAAAAGAGTTATCTGTATTTGAAGTTGGTATAGAAACGTTCTCGAAAGAACTAGCAGGTGTATTTGGTGTTTTGGTACGAGAGGAGGGAGCGTGA